A single window of Rhodamnia argentea isolate NSW1041297 chromosome 5, ASM2092103v1, whole genome shotgun sequence DNA harbors:
- the LOC115742218 gene encoding CSC1-like protein At3g54510 isoform X3 produces MNPQSLLASASINIGLALVVLSLFSVFKKQPSNAPVYYARRLAKRHHIPFDPPLTLRRFLPSVSWIPRAFRVTEDEIVQSSGLDALIIIRLFKFGIKFFLPCTLIGLVILLPVNYNGQDGPPVDYLSMDSLAISNIRKGSDRLWVHFTCLWLMSFYGLYLLYKEYKEILGKRIHQLQIIRHRPDQFTVLVRGIPLCTGHKARGCSVDHFFSKHHPYSYHSYQMMFNGSYLEDLLDQAKSTARKIEDLRKRSSVEKHNREFLLLCTNGEDSAKITLLEEKLQELSHRIHQLQCEDMLQDKELPVAFVIFKSRWGAALAAQSQQHSHPLLWTTEVAPEPRDVSWKNLAIPNRVLPLYKIGVILAATLLTIFFAVPVTAVQGIARFEKLKKWFPPAMAVQLIPGLSSIVTGYLPSVILNGFIYVIPFAMLGMAKLAGYVSKSKEELKACDMVFYFLVGNVFFLSLVSGSLLDEIGESVTHPKNFPSHLARAVSAQGDFFITYILTDGLSGFSLEILQPGLLLWDLIKSLTYRRGKEKKPYLYSLPYFRVIPVVSLAMLIGMVYALVAPLLLPFLICYFCLGYVVYINQIADVYEVTYETCGKYWPYIHHYILVAIILMQVTMIGLFGLKSKPAASICTVPLLLFSLLFNGYCKLRFYPTFRNYSIQDATENDEFDKKSNQLGLCSEIAKDSYCPPFLRPMNLAPSESSSTEPLVSTSESPA; encoded by the exons ATGAATCCGCAGAGCCTCCTCGCATCGGCCTCCATCAACATCGGCTTGGCCTTGGTGGTCCTCTCGCTCTTCTCCGTCTTCAAGAAGCAGCCTTCCAACGCTCCCGTCTACTACGCGCGACGCCTCGCGAAGCGCCACCACATCCCCTTCGACCCCCCACTCACGCTCCGCCGCTTCCTCCCTTCCGTCTCGTGGATCCCGCGGGCCTTCCGCGTCACGGAGGACGAGATCGTCCAGTCCAGCGGCCTCGACGCCCTCATCATCATCCGGCTCTTCAAGTTCGG AATCAAATTCTTTCTGCCTTGCACCCTCATTGGATTAGTGATCCTTCTGCCAGTGAACTATAATGGCCAGGATGGACCGCCTGTGGATTACCTGTCTATGGACTCTCTTGCGATATCTAATATCAGAAAAGGCTCGGACAG GCTTTGGGTGCATTTCACTTGCTTGTGGTTGATGTCTTTCTATGGGCTATACCTTCTTTACAAG GAATATAAGGAGATCTTGGGTAAAAGGATCCACCAACTTCAGATTATTAGACATCGGCCAGACCAATTTACTGTCTTAGTTCGAGGAATTCCTCTTTGTACTGGTCACAAGGCTCGTGGTTGTTCTGTTGACCACTTTTTCTCCAAGCATCATCCTTACAGTTATCATTCTTACCAAATGATGTTCAATGGAAGCTATCTCGAGGATCTTTTG GACCAGGCAAAATCTACTGCAAGGAAGATAGAGGATCTTAGAAAGAGATCCAGTGTGGAGAAACATAACAGAGAGTTCCTACTCTTGTGCACTAATGGAGAAGATTCTGCCAAAATAACCTTGCTAGAGGAGAAGCTTCAGGAACTTTCTCATAGGATCCATCAGTTACAGTGTGAAGATATGCTTCAAGATAAG GAGTTGCCCGTTGCTTTTGTTATATTCAAATCCCGATGGGGTGCTGCCCTAGCTGCACAATCTCAGCAACATTCACATCCCCTCTTATGGACCACTGAAGTGGCTCCAGAACCAAGAGATGTATCATGGAAGAATCTGGCAATTCCAAATAGAGTTTTGCCGCtttacaaaattggagtcaTTCTTGCAGCGACACTCCTTACTATTTTTTTTGCTGTTCCAGTGACTGCTGTTCAAGGAATAGCCAGATTTGAGAAGCTTAAGAAGTGGTTTCCTCCAGCCATGGCTGTGCAATTGAT ACCAGGTTTGAGTTCCATCGTGACGGGGTATCTGCCAAGTGTCATCCTCAATGGATTTATATACGTCATTCCCTTTGCAATGCTTGGGATGGCTAAACTAGCAGGTTATGTATCAAAGAGCAAGGAAGAGTTGAAAGCTTGTGACATGGTGTTCTACTTTCTAGTGGGAAATGTTTTCTTTCTGAGTTTGGTGTCTGGATCTTTGCTCGATGAAATAGGAGAATCAGTTACTCATCCAAAGAACTTCCCAAGTCATCTTGCTAGGGCTGTTTCCGCTCAA gGAGATTTTTTCATTACATACATATTGACAGATGGGCTGTCGGGTTTCTCGTTGGAGATTCTTCAGCCTGGATTACTTCTGTGGGATTTAATCAAGTCACTCACCTATAGACGTGGGAAGGAGAAAAAACCATACCTTTATTCTCTACCTTATTTTAGAGTTATCCCTGTGGTCTCATTGGCGATGTTAATTGGAATGGTGTATGCGCTAGTTGCACCGTTGCTACTGCCATTTCTCATTTGCTACTTCTGCTTGGGATATGTCGTGTATATAAACCAG ATTGCAGATGTGTACGAAGTTACATATGAGACGTGTGGAAAGTATTGGCCATACATTCATCACTACATTCTCGTCGCAATAATTCTCATGCAAGTCACGATGATAGGCCTTTTCGGACTAAAGTCAAAGCCAGCTGCTTCTATATGCACAGTTCCACTTCTGCTGTTCTCTTTGTTGTTCAATGGGTATTGCAAGCTTCGTTTCTATCCTACATTCCGCAACTACTCCATACAG GATGCTActgaaaatgatgaatttgatAAGAAGAGCAACCAGTTGGGACTTTGTTCCGAGATTGCAAAAGATTCGTATTGTCCGCCATTTTTACGGCCCATGAACCTTGCACCATCAGAGTCAAGCTCGACGGAGCCGCTAGTGTCTACTTCAGAGTCTCCAGCTTGA
- the LOC115742218 gene encoding CSC1-like protein At3g54510 isoform X5, which produces MNPQSLLASASINIGLALVVLSLFSVFKKQPSNAPVYYARRLAKRHHIPFDPPLTLRRFLPSVSWIPRAFRVTEDEIVQSSGLDALIIIRLFKFGIKFFLPCTLIGLVILLPVNYNGQDGPPVDYLSMDSLAISNIRKGSDRLWVHFTCLWLMSFYGLYLLYKEYKEILGKRIHQLQIIRHRPDQFTVLVRGIPLCTGHKARGCSVDHFFSKHHPYSYHSYQMMFNGSYLEDLLDQAKSTARKIEDLRKRSSVEKHNREFLLLCTNGEDSAKITLLEEKLQELSHRIHQLQCEDMLQDKELPVAFVIFKSRWGAALAAQSQQHSHPLLWTTEVAPEPRDVSWKNLAIPNRVLPLYKIGVILAATLLTIFFAVPVTAVQGIARFEKLKKWFPPAMAVQLIPGLSSIVTGYLPSVILNGFIYVIPFAMLGMAKLAGYVSKSKEELKACDMVFYFLVGNVFFLSLVSGSLLDEIGESVTHPKNFPSHLARAVSAQGDFFITYILTDGLSGFSLEILQPGLLLWDLIKSLTYRRGKEKKPYLYSLPYFRVIPVVSLAMLIGMVYALVAPLLLPFLICYFCLGYVVYINQIADVYEVTYETCGKYWPYIHHYILVAIILMQVTMIGLFGLKSKPAASICTVPLLLFSLLFNGMLLKMMNLIRRATSWDFVPRLQKIRIVRHFYGP; this is translated from the exons ATGAATCCGCAGAGCCTCCTCGCATCGGCCTCCATCAACATCGGCTTGGCCTTGGTGGTCCTCTCGCTCTTCTCCGTCTTCAAGAAGCAGCCTTCCAACGCTCCCGTCTACTACGCGCGACGCCTCGCGAAGCGCCACCACATCCCCTTCGACCCCCCACTCACGCTCCGCCGCTTCCTCCCTTCCGTCTCGTGGATCCCGCGGGCCTTCCGCGTCACGGAGGACGAGATCGTCCAGTCCAGCGGCCTCGACGCCCTCATCATCATCCGGCTCTTCAAGTTCGG AATCAAATTCTTTCTGCCTTGCACCCTCATTGGATTAGTGATCCTTCTGCCAGTGAACTATAATGGCCAGGATGGACCGCCTGTGGATTACCTGTCTATGGACTCTCTTGCGATATCTAATATCAGAAAAGGCTCGGACAG GCTTTGGGTGCATTTCACTTGCTTGTGGTTGATGTCTTTCTATGGGCTATACCTTCTTTACAAG GAATATAAGGAGATCTTGGGTAAAAGGATCCACCAACTTCAGATTATTAGACATCGGCCAGACCAATTTACTGTCTTAGTTCGAGGAATTCCTCTTTGTACTGGTCACAAGGCTCGTGGTTGTTCTGTTGACCACTTTTTCTCCAAGCATCATCCTTACAGTTATCATTCTTACCAAATGATGTTCAATGGAAGCTATCTCGAGGATCTTTTG GACCAGGCAAAATCTACTGCAAGGAAGATAGAGGATCTTAGAAAGAGATCCAGTGTGGAGAAACATAACAGAGAGTTCCTACTCTTGTGCACTAATGGAGAAGATTCTGCCAAAATAACCTTGCTAGAGGAGAAGCTTCAGGAACTTTCTCATAGGATCCATCAGTTACAGTGTGAAGATATGCTTCAAGATAAG GAGTTGCCCGTTGCTTTTGTTATATTCAAATCCCGATGGGGTGCTGCCCTAGCTGCACAATCTCAGCAACATTCACATCCCCTCTTATGGACCACTGAAGTGGCTCCAGAACCAAGAGATGTATCATGGAAGAATCTGGCAATTCCAAATAGAGTTTTGCCGCtttacaaaattggagtcaTTCTTGCAGCGACACTCCTTACTATTTTTTTTGCTGTTCCAGTGACTGCTGTTCAAGGAATAGCCAGATTTGAGAAGCTTAAGAAGTGGTTTCCTCCAGCCATGGCTGTGCAATTGAT ACCAGGTTTGAGTTCCATCGTGACGGGGTATCTGCCAAGTGTCATCCTCAATGGATTTATATACGTCATTCCCTTTGCAATGCTTGGGATGGCTAAACTAGCAGGTTATGTATCAAAGAGCAAGGAAGAGTTGAAAGCTTGTGACATGGTGTTCTACTTTCTAGTGGGAAATGTTTTCTTTCTGAGTTTGGTGTCTGGATCTTTGCTCGATGAAATAGGAGAATCAGTTACTCATCCAAAGAACTTCCCAAGTCATCTTGCTAGGGCTGTTTCCGCTCAA gGAGATTTTTTCATTACATACATATTGACAGATGGGCTGTCGGGTTTCTCGTTGGAGATTCTTCAGCCTGGATTACTTCTGTGGGATTTAATCAAGTCACTCACCTATAGACGTGGGAAGGAGAAAAAACCATACCTTTATTCTCTACCTTATTTTAGAGTTATCCCTGTGGTCTCATTGGCGATGTTAATTGGAATGGTGTATGCGCTAGTTGCACCGTTGCTACTGCCATTTCTCATTTGCTACTTCTGCTTGGGATATGTCGTGTATATAAACCAG ATTGCAGATGTGTACGAAGTTACATATGAGACGTGTGGAAAGTATTGGCCATACATTCATCACTACATTCTCGTCGCAATAATTCTCATGCAAGTCACGATGATAGGCCTTTTCGGACTAAAGTCAAAGCCAGCTGCTTCTATATGCACAGTTCCACTTCTGCTGTTCTCTTTGTTGTTCAATGG GATGCTActgaaaatgatgaatttgatAAGAAGAGCAACCAGTTGGGACTTTGTTCCGAGATTGCAAAAGATTCGTATTGTCCGCCATTTTTACGGCCCATGA
- the LOC115742218 gene encoding CSC1-like protein At3g54510 isoform X4, producing MNPQSLLASASINIGLALVVLSLFSVFKKQPSNAPVYYARRLAKRHHIPFDPPLTLRRFLPSVSWIPRAFRVTEDEIVQSSGLDALIIIRLFKFGIKFFLPCTLIGLVILLPVNYNGQDGPPVDYLSMDSLAISNIRKGSDRLWVHFTCLWLMSFYGLYLLYKEYKEILGKRIHQLQIIRHRPDQFTVLVRGIPLCTGHKARGCSVDHFFSKHHPYSYHSYQMMFNGSYLEDLLDQAKSTARKIEDLRKRSSVEKHNREFLLLCTNGEDSAKITLLEEKLQELSHRIHQLQCEDMLQDKELPVAFVIFKSRWGAALAAQSQQHSHPLLWTTEVAPEPRDVSWKNLAIPNRVLPLYKIGVILAATLLTIFFAVPVTAVQGIARFEKLKKWFPPAMAVQLIPGLSSIVTGYLPSVILNGFIYVIPFAMLGMAKLAGYVSKSKEELKACDMVFYFLVGNVFFLSLVSGSLLDEIGESVTHPKNFPSHLARAVSAQGDFFITYILTDGLSGFSLEILQPGLLLWDLIKSLTYRRGKEKKPYLYSLPYFRVIPVVSLAMLIGMVYALVAPLLLPFLICYFCLGYVVYINQIADVYEVTYETCGKYWPYIHHYILVAIILMQVTMIGLFGLKSKPAASICTVPLLLFSLLFNGYCKLRFYPTFRNYSIQGLICRCMDRMLLKMMNLIRRATSWDFVPRLQKIRIVRHFYGP from the exons ATGAATCCGCAGAGCCTCCTCGCATCGGCCTCCATCAACATCGGCTTGGCCTTGGTGGTCCTCTCGCTCTTCTCCGTCTTCAAGAAGCAGCCTTCCAACGCTCCCGTCTACTACGCGCGACGCCTCGCGAAGCGCCACCACATCCCCTTCGACCCCCCACTCACGCTCCGCCGCTTCCTCCCTTCCGTCTCGTGGATCCCGCGGGCCTTCCGCGTCACGGAGGACGAGATCGTCCAGTCCAGCGGCCTCGACGCCCTCATCATCATCCGGCTCTTCAAGTTCGG AATCAAATTCTTTCTGCCTTGCACCCTCATTGGATTAGTGATCCTTCTGCCAGTGAACTATAATGGCCAGGATGGACCGCCTGTGGATTACCTGTCTATGGACTCTCTTGCGATATCTAATATCAGAAAAGGCTCGGACAG GCTTTGGGTGCATTTCACTTGCTTGTGGTTGATGTCTTTCTATGGGCTATACCTTCTTTACAAG GAATATAAGGAGATCTTGGGTAAAAGGATCCACCAACTTCAGATTATTAGACATCGGCCAGACCAATTTACTGTCTTAGTTCGAGGAATTCCTCTTTGTACTGGTCACAAGGCTCGTGGTTGTTCTGTTGACCACTTTTTCTCCAAGCATCATCCTTACAGTTATCATTCTTACCAAATGATGTTCAATGGAAGCTATCTCGAGGATCTTTTG GACCAGGCAAAATCTACTGCAAGGAAGATAGAGGATCTTAGAAAGAGATCCAGTGTGGAGAAACATAACAGAGAGTTCCTACTCTTGTGCACTAATGGAGAAGATTCTGCCAAAATAACCTTGCTAGAGGAGAAGCTTCAGGAACTTTCTCATAGGATCCATCAGTTACAGTGTGAAGATATGCTTCAAGATAAG GAGTTGCCCGTTGCTTTTGTTATATTCAAATCCCGATGGGGTGCTGCCCTAGCTGCACAATCTCAGCAACATTCACATCCCCTCTTATGGACCACTGAAGTGGCTCCAGAACCAAGAGATGTATCATGGAAGAATCTGGCAATTCCAAATAGAGTTTTGCCGCtttacaaaattggagtcaTTCTTGCAGCGACACTCCTTACTATTTTTTTTGCTGTTCCAGTGACTGCTGTTCAAGGAATAGCCAGATTTGAGAAGCTTAAGAAGTGGTTTCCTCCAGCCATGGCTGTGCAATTGAT ACCAGGTTTGAGTTCCATCGTGACGGGGTATCTGCCAAGTGTCATCCTCAATGGATTTATATACGTCATTCCCTTTGCAATGCTTGGGATGGCTAAACTAGCAGGTTATGTATCAAAGAGCAAGGAAGAGTTGAAAGCTTGTGACATGGTGTTCTACTTTCTAGTGGGAAATGTTTTCTTTCTGAGTTTGGTGTCTGGATCTTTGCTCGATGAAATAGGAGAATCAGTTACTCATCCAAAGAACTTCCCAAGTCATCTTGCTAGGGCTGTTTCCGCTCAA gGAGATTTTTTCATTACATACATATTGACAGATGGGCTGTCGGGTTTCTCGTTGGAGATTCTTCAGCCTGGATTACTTCTGTGGGATTTAATCAAGTCACTCACCTATAGACGTGGGAAGGAGAAAAAACCATACCTTTATTCTCTACCTTATTTTAGAGTTATCCCTGTGGTCTCATTGGCGATGTTAATTGGAATGGTGTATGCGCTAGTTGCACCGTTGCTACTGCCATTTCTCATTTGCTACTTCTGCTTGGGATATGTCGTGTATATAAACCAG ATTGCAGATGTGTACGAAGTTACATATGAGACGTGTGGAAAGTATTGGCCATACATTCATCACTACATTCTCGTCGCAATAATTCTCATGCAAGTCACGATGATAGGCCTTTTCGGACTAAAGTCAAAGCCAGCTGCTTCTATATGCACAGTTCCACTTCTGCTGTTCTCTTTGTTGTTCAATGGGTATTGCAAGCTTCGTTTCTATCCTACATTCCGCAACTACTCCATACAG GGATTAATCTGCCGTTGCATGGACAGGATGCTActgaaaatgatgaatttgatAAGAAGAGCAACCAGTTGGGACTTTGTTCCGAGATTGCAAAAGATTCGTATTGTCCGCCATTTTTACGGCCCATGA
- the LOC115742218 gene encoding CSC1-like protein At3g54510 isoform X7, producing MDSLAISNIRKGSDRLWVHFTCLWLMSFYGLYLLYKEYKEILGKRIHQLQIIRHRPDQFTVLVRGIPLCTGHKARGCSVDHFFSKHHPYSYHSYQMMFNGSYLEDLLDQAKSTARKIEDLRKRSSVEKHNREFLLLCTNGEDSAKITLLEEKLQELSHRIHQLQCEDMLQDKELPVAFVIFKSRWGAALAAQSQQHSHPLLWTTEVAPEPRDVSWKNLAIPNRVLPLYKIGVILAATLLTIFFAVPVTAVQGIARFEKLKKWFPPAMAVQLIPGLSSIVTGYLPSVILNGFIYVIPFAMLGMAKLAGYVSKSKEELKACDMVFYFLVGNVFFLSLVSGSLLDEIGESVTHPKNFPSHLARAVSAQGDFFITYILTDGLSGFSLEILQPGLLLWDLIKSLTYRRGKEKKPYLYSLPYFRVIPVVSLAMLIGMVYALVAPLLLPFLICYFCLGYVVYINQIADVYEVTYETCGKYWPYIHHYILVAIILMQVTMIGLFGLKSKPAASICTVPLLLFSLLFNGYCKLRFYPTFRNYSIQVFMQLRCYYFTCYPRHPYVLNMNFLDVCVSFTNWLYPVVCSLFRHWRLPMFTWSFSPILFVCYSLTGNAFRFWMFVKVGTWTENEGQYFTNE from the exons ATGGACTCTCTTGCGATATCTAATATCAGAAAAGGCTCGGACAG GCTTTGGGTGCATTTCACTTGCTTGTGGTTGATGTCTTTCTATGGGCTATACCTTCTTTACAAG GAATATAAGGAGATCTTGGGTAAAAGGATCCACCAACTTCAGATTATTAGACATCGGCCAGACCAATTTACTGTCTTAGTTCGAGGAATTCCTCTTTGTACTGGTCACAAGGCTCGTGGTTGTTCTGTTGACCACTTTTTCTCCAAGCATCATCCTTACAGTTATCATTCTTACCAAATGATGTTCAATGGAAGCTATCTCGAGGATCTTTTG GACCAGGCAAAATCTACTGCAAGGAAGATAGAGGATCTTAGAAAGAGATCCAGTGTGGAGAAACATAACAGAGAGTTCCTACTCTTGTGCACTAATGGAGAAGATTCTGCCAAAATAACCTTGCTAGAGGAGAAGCTTCAGGAACTTTCTCATAGGATCCATCAGTTACAGTGTGAAGATATGCTTCAAGATAAG GAGTTGCCCGTTGCTTTTGTTATATTCAAATCCCGATGGGGTGCTGCCCTAGCTGCACAATCTCAGCAACATTCACATCCCCTCTTATGGACCACTGAAGTGGCTCCAGAACCAAGAGATGTATCATGGAAGAATCTGGCAATTCCAAATAGAGTTTTGCCGCtttacaaaattggagtcaTTCTTGCAGCGACACTCCTTACTATTTTTTTTGCTGTTCCAGTGACTGCTGTTCAAGGAATAGCCAGATTTGAGAAGCTTAAGAAGTGGTTTCCTCCAGCCATGGCTGTGCAATTGAT ACCAGGTTTGAGTTCCATCGTGACGGGGTATCTGCCAAGTGTCATCCTCAATGGATTTATATACGTCATTCCCTTTGCAATGCTTGGGATGGCTAAACTAGCAGGTTATGTATCAAAGAGCAAGGAAGAGTTGAAAGCTTGTGACATGGTGTTCTACTTTCTAGTGGGAAATGTTTTCTTTCTGAGTTTGGTGTCTGGATCTTTGCTCGATGAAATAGGAGAATCAGTTACTCATCCAAAGAACTTCCCAAGTCATCTTGCTAGGGCTGTTTCCGCTCAA gGAGATTTTTTCATTACATACATATTGACAGATGGGCTGTCGGGTTTCTCGTTGGAGATTCTTCAGCCTGGATTACTTCTGTGGGATTTAATCAAGTCACTCACCTATAGACGTGGGAAGGAGAAAAAACCATACCTTTATTCTCTACCTTATTTTAGAGTTATCCCTGTGGTCTCATTGGCGATGTTAATTGGAATGGTGTATGCGCTAGTTGCACCGTTGCTACTGCCATTTCTCATTTGCTACTTCTGCTTGGGATATGTCGTGTATATAAACCAG ATTGCAGATGTGTACGAAGTTACATATGAGACGTGTGGAAAGTATTGGCCATACATTCATCACTACATTCTCGTCGCAATAATTCTCATGCAAGTCACGATGATAGGCCTTTTCGGACTAAAGTCAAAGCCAGCTGCTTCTATATGCACAGTTCCACTTCTGCTGTTCTCTTTGTTGTTCAATGGGTATTGCAAGCTTCGTTTCTATCCTACATTCCGCAACTACTCCATACAGGTGTTCATGCAGCTTCGCTGTTACTATTTTACTTGTTATCCTCGTCATCCTTATGTTCTGAACATGAATTTTCTAGATGTTTGTGTTAGCTTCACAAATTGGCTTTACCCCGTTGTTTGCAGCCTCTTTAGGCACTGGAGATTACCTATGTTTACTTGGTCCTTTAGTCCTATCTTATTTGTCTGCTACAGTTTGACTGGAAACGCTTTCAGATTCTGGATGTTTGTCAAAGTAGGAACTTGGACAGAAAATGAAGGACAATATTTCACTAACGAGTAG
- the LOC115742218 gene encoding CSC1-like protein At3g54510 isoform X2, with product MNPQSLLASASINIGLALVVLSLFSVFKKQPSNAPVYYARRLAKRHHIPFDPPLTLRRFLPSVSWIPRAFRVTEDEIVQSSGLDALIIIRLFKIKFFLPCTLIGLVILLPVNYNGQDGPPVDYLSMDSLAISNIRKGSDRLWVHFTCLWLMSFYGLYLLYKEYKEILGKRIHQLQIIRHRPDQFTVLVRGIPLCTGHKARGCSVDHFFSKHHPYSYHSYQMMFNGSYLEDLLDQAKSTARKIEDLRKRSSVEKHNREFLLLCTNGEDSAKITLLEEKLQELSHRIHQLQCEDMLQDKELPVAFVIFKSRWGAALAAQSQQHSHPLLWTTEVAPEPRDVSWKNLAIPNRVLPLYKIGVILAATLLTIFFAVPVTAVQGIARFEKLKKWFPPAMAVQLIPGLSSIVTGYLPSVILNGFIYVIPFAMLGMAKLAGYVSKSKEELKACDMVFYFLVGNVFFLSLVSGSLLDEIGESVTHPKNFPSHLARAVSAQGDFFITYILTDGLSGFSLEILQPGLLLWDLIKSLTYRRGKEKKPYLYSLPYFRVIPVVSLAMLIGMVYALVAPLLLPFLICYFCLGYVVYINQIADVYEVTYETCGKYWPYIHHYILVAIILMQVTMIGLFGLKSKPAASICTVPLLLFSLLFNGYCKLRFYPTFRNYSIQVFMQLRCYYFTCYPRHPYVLNMNFLDVCVSFTNWLYPVVCSLFRHWRLPMFTWSFSPILFVCYSLTGNAFRFWMFVKVGTWTENEGQYFTNE from the exons ATGAATCCGCAGAGCCTCCTCGCATCGGCCTCCATCAACATCGGCTTGGCCTTGGTGGTCCTCTCGCTCTTCTCCGTCTTCAAGAAGCAGCCTTCCAACGCTCCCGTCTACTACGCGCGACGCCTCGCGAAGCGCCACCACATCCCCTTCGACCCCCCACTCACGCTCCGCCGCTTCCTCCCTTCCGTCTCGTGGATCCCGCGGGCCTTCCGCGTCACGGAGGACGAGATCGTCCAGTCCAGCGGCCTCGACGCCCTCATCATCATCCGGCTCTTCAA AATCAAATTCTTTCTGCCTTGCACCCTCATTGGATTAGTGATCCTTCTGCCAGTGAACTATAATGGCCAGGATGGACCGCCTGTGGATTACCTGTCTATGGACTCTCTTGCGATATCTAATATCAGAAAAGGCTCGGACAG GCTTTGGGTGCATTTCACTTGCTTGTGGTTGATGTCTTTCTATGGGCTATACCTTCTTTACAAG GAATATAAGGAGATCTTGGGTAAAAGGATCCACCAACTTCAGATTATTAGACATCGGCCAGACCAATTTACTGTCTTAGTTCGAGGAATTCCTCTTTGTACTGGTCACAAGGCTCGTGGTTGTTCTGTTGACCACTTTTTCTCCAAGCATCATCCTTACAGTTATCATTCTTACCAAATGATGTTCAATGGAAGCTATCTCGAGGATCTTTTG GACCAGGCAAAATCTACTGCAAGGAAGATAGAGGATCTTAGAAAGAGATCCAGTGTGGAGAAACATAACAGAGAGTTCCTACTCTTGTGCACTAATGGAGAAGATTCTGCCAAAATAACCTTGCTAGAGGAGAAGCTTCAGGAACTTTCTCATAGGATCCATCAGTTACAGTGTGAAGATATGCTTCAAGATAAG GAGTTGCCCGTTGCTTTTGTTATATTCAAATCCCGATGGGGTGCTGCCCTAGCTGCACAATCTCAGCAACATTCACATCCCCTCTTATGGACCACTGAAGTGGCTCCAGAACCAAGAGATGTATCATGGAAGAATCTGGCAATTCCAAATAGAGTTTTGCCGCtttacaaaattggagtcaTTCTTGCAGCGACACTCCTTACTATTTTTTTTGCTGTTCCAGTGACTGCTGTTCAAGGAATAGCCAGATTTGAGAAGCTTAAGAAGTGGTTTCCTCCAGCCATGGCTGTGCAATTGAT ACCAGGTTTGAGTTCCATCGTGACGGGGTATCTGCCAAGTGTCATCCTCAATGGATTTATATACGTCATTCCCTTTGCAATGCTTGGGATGGCTAAACTAGCAGGTTATGTATCAAAGAGCAAGGAAGAGTTGAAAGCTTGTGACATGGTGTTCTACTTTCTAGTGGGAAATGTTTTCTTTCTGAGTTTGGTGTCTGGATCTTTGCTCGATGAAATAGGAGAATCAGTTACTCATCCAAAGAACTTCCCAAGTCATCTTGCTAGGGCTGTTTCCGCTCAA gGAGATTTTTTCATTACATACATATTGACAGATGGGCTGTCGGGTTTCTCGTTGGAGATTCTTCAGCCTGGATTACTTCTGTGGGATTTAATCAAGTCACTCACCTATAGACGTGGGAAGGAGAAAAAACCATACCTTTATTCTCTACCTTATTTTAGAGTTATCCCTGTGGTCTCATTGGCGATGTTAATTGGAATGGTGTATGCGCTAGTTGCACCGTTGCTACTGCCATTTCTCATTTGCTACTTCTGCTTGGGATATGTCGTGTATATAAACCAG ATTGCAGATGTGTACGAAGTTACATATGAGACGTGTGGAAAGTATTGGCCATACATTCATCACTACATTCTCGTCGCAATAATTCTCATGCAAGTCACGATGATAGGCCTTTTCGGACTAAAGTCAAAGCCAGCTGCTTCTATATGCACAGTTCCACTTCTGCTGTTCTCTTTGTTGTTCAATGGGTATTGCAAGCTTCGTTTCTATCCTACATTCCGCAACTACTCCATACAGGTGTTCATGCAGCTTCGCTGTTACTATTTTACTTGTTATCCTCGTCATCCTTATGTTCTGAACATGAATTTTCTAGATGTTTGTGTTAGCTTCACAAATTGGCTTTACCCCGTTGTTTGCAGCCTCTTTAGGCACTGGAGATTACCTATGTTTACTTGGTCCTTTAGTCCTATCTTATTTGTCTGCTACAGTTTGACTGGAAACGCTTTCAGATTCTGGATGTTTGTCAAAGTAGGAACTTGGACAGAAAATGAAGGACAATATTTCACTAACGAGTAG